From a single Nissabacter sp. SGAir0207 genomic region:
- a CDS encoding YihD family protein gives MNSHRVNELIALLQPAWQQDADLNLLQFLQKLAQESGYQGELADLSDDTLIYHLKMRGSDTTEEIPGLKKDYEEDFKTAILRARGVIKD, from the coding sequence ATGAATAGCCATCGGGTGAATGAACTGATCGCACTGCTTCAACCGGCATGGCAGCAAGATGCCGATCTCAATCTACTGCAATTCCTGCAAAAATTGGCGCAGGAGAGCGGATATCAAGGCGAACTGGCCGATCTCAGTGATGATACGTTGATCTATCATTTGAAGATGCGTGGCAGTGACACGACGGAAGAGATTCCCGGCCTGAAGAAAGATTATGAAGAAGACTTTAAAACTGCCATTCTGCGGGCCCGTGGCGTCATTAAGGATTAG
- a CDS encoding serine/threonine protein kinase has translation MTTTPAFNFHALTPDLILDALQQTGIYVDSGLTELNSYENRVFQFMDESRKRYVVKFYRPERWNEAQLREEHEFAAELNEGEIPLIAPLAVAGETLHHYQGYFFTLFPSAGGRAYEVDNLDQLEMVGRYLGRIHQVGGERLFTARPTIGLEEYLTQPRQVLESSELIPDGQRRAFLAATDDLIQATAQRWQPEWQSRRLHGDCHPGNILWRDGPCFVDLDDARNGPAVQDLWMLLHGDKAEQRIQLDILLEAYGEFTDFDQRELALIEPLRAMRMVHYLAWVARRWQDPAFPRSFPWMTESHFWERQMLTFREQIIQLQEPPLQLMPMY, from the coding sequence ATGACGACAACCCCTGCTTTTAATTTTCACGCCCTCACGCCGGATCTGATTCTGGACGCCCTGCAACAGACCGGGATCTACGTTGACTCTGGCCTGACCGAACTTAACAGCTATGAAAACCGCGTCTTTCAGTTTATGGATGAGTCACGTAAACGCTACGTGGTGAAATTTTATCGGCCAGAGCGTTGGAATGAGGCGCAGTTGCGTGAGGAGCATGAGTTTGCCGCTGAGCTGAATGAGGGGGAGATCCCCCTGATTGCGCCGCTTGCAGTAGCGGGCGAAACCTTGCATCACTATCAGGGTTACTTCTTCACGCTGTTCCCAAGCGCTGGCGGGCGAGCCTATGAGGTGGACAACCTGGACCAACTGGAAATGGTTGGCCGCTATCTTGGGCGCATTCATCAGGTGGGCGGTGAGCGTCTGTTCACTGCCCGGCCTACCATTGGGCTGGAAGAGTACCTAACACAGCCGCGTCAGGTACTGGAGAGCAGCGAGCTGATCCCAGACGGCCAGCGCCGCGCATTTCTGGCGGCAACAGATGACCTGATTCAGGCGACCGCGCAACGTTGGCAGCCTGAATGGCAATCGCGCCGGCTGCATGGTGACTGCCATCCGGGCAATATTCTGTGGCGTGATGGCCCTTGTTTCGTCGATCTGGATGATGCGCGTAATGGCCCGGCAGTGCAGGATCTCTGGATGCTGCTGCACGGTGACAAAGCCGAGCAGCGGATCCAGCTGGACATCCTGTTGGAGGCTTATGGTGAGTTTACCGACTTTGATCAGCGTGAGCTGGCGCTGATCGAACCTCTGCGCGCGATGCGCATGGTACATTATCTGGCGTGGGTTGCGCGTCGCTGGCAGGATCCGGCCTTCCCCCGCAGCTTCCCTTGGATGACGGAAAGCCATTTCTGGGAGCGCCAGATGCTCACGTTCAGGGAGCAGATTATTCAATTGCAGGAACCCCCGCTGCAATTAATGCCGATGTATTAA
- the mobA gene encoding molybdenum cofactor guanylyltransferase MobA, translating into MEALSITGVILCGGQGSRMGGEDKGLVRLAGKPLFQHVAERLAPQLDHIMISANRNLEIYSAAYPTFRDTFPGFAGPLAGMLAGLRNSSTDWVAFVPCDVPFLPIDLITRLWSGRHQAMAAYVHDGQRAHPTLCLLNRRVADPLEQFLRNGDRKLMLFFEQLDAQAVTFPQASAFRNINSPADLPSLPTAD; encoded by the coding sequence ATGGAAGCGTTATCCATAACAGGCGTGATTCTTTGCGGCGGACAGGGCAGCCGGATGGGCGGTGAAGACAAGGGACTGGTGCGATTGGCCGGCAAACCGCTCTTTCAACATGTCGCGGAGCGGCTGGCACCACAGCTCGATCACATCATGATCAGCGCCAACCGTAATCTGGAGATCTACTCTGCCGCCTACCCAACCTTTCGCGATACCTTCCCTGGCTTTGCCGGCCCGTTGGCGGGAATGCTGGCGGGGCTGCGGAACAGTAGCACTGACTGGGTGGCATTTGTGCCATGTGATGTGCCCTTTCTGCCAATTGACCTGATTACCCGGTTATGGTCAGGGCGCCATCAGGCGATGGCAGCCTATGTCCATGACGGCCAACGGGCGCATCCAACGCTCTGTTTACTGAACCGGCGTGTCGCCGACCCATTGGAGCAGTTTTTACGTAACGGCGATCGTAAGTTGATGCTCTTCTTTGAGCAGCTTGATGCTCAGGCTGTCACTTTCCCACAGGCCAGTGCGTTCCGTAATATCAACTCTCCAGCAGATTTACCAAGTCTTCCAACGGCGGATTAA
- the mobB gene encoding molybdopterin-guanine dinucleotide biosynthesis protein MobB, producing the protein MNTRPLLGIVAYSGTGKTTLLKQLIPLLAQCGVRVGLIKHSHHDVDVDTPGKDSYELRKAGANQTMVASGRRWALMTETPDNAEEPDLAYLASRFDGNKIDLILVEGFKHEPIPKIALYRAAVGRSLESLIDQHVIAVASDSLVDGIVALDLNQPRKIAEFIQQWLVRQ; encoded by the coding sequence ATGAATACGCGTCCCCTTCTAGGCATTGTCGCTTACAGCGGTACCGGCAAAACCACGTTGCTAAAACAGCTTATCCCCTTACTGGCGCAATGCGGGGTAAGGGTTGGGCTGATTAAACATAGCCACCATGATGTTGATGTCGATACACCGGGCAAAGACAGCTATGAACTGCGTAAGGCAGGCGCCAATCAGACAATGGTAGCCAGCGGGCGCCGGTGGGCGTTAATGACAGAGACGCCTGATAATGCTGAGGAGCCAGATCTGGCGTATCTCGCGAGCCGTTTTGATGGCAACAAAATCGATCTGATTTTGGTAGAGGGATTCAAACATGAGCCGATTCCCAAGATCGCGTTGTACCGCGCAGCCGTAGGACGTTCATTGGAGAGCCTGATCGATCAGCATGTGATTGCAGTAGCGAGTGATAGCTTGGTAGACGGGATCGTGGCTTTGGATCTCAATCAGCCAAGAAAAATAGCAGAGTTTATTCAACAGTGGCTGGTGCGACAGTAG